A genomic region of Eucalyptus grandis isolate ANBG69807.140 chromosome 5, ASM1654582v1, whole genome shotgun sequence contains the following coding sequences:
- the LOC104444298 gene encoding LOW QUALITY PROTEIN: polygalacturonate 4-alpha-galacturonosyltransferase (The sequence of the model RefSeq protein was modified relative to this genomic sequence to represent the inferred CDS: inserted 2 bases in 2 codons), producing MALKRGGASGVGIGRGRSGGSRLALVVLVFFCVLSPLVFFFGRGLHTGDDNASNGSGTENIDWRERMALQHLSSLFSKEVLDVITANIDDSNPLSLDSFRKSNMSASWKIDGSEASFENKPKVSADNMKQQTPKGMVTESSDEQSKFVDSPAKLARRQLREKRRLKRAAELVQQDEEVTVKLENAAIERSKSVDSAVLGKYSIWRKENENENTDSTLRFMRDQMIMARVYLTIAKMKNKLDLYQELQTRIKESQRALGXASGDADLHHSAPERIKAMGQVLSKAREQLYDCKLVTGKLRAMLQTADEQVRSLKRQSTFLSQLAAKTIPNAIHCLSMRLTIEYYLXSPEKRKFPQRENLENRDLNHYALFSDNVLAASVVVNSTIMNAKDPSKHVFHLVTDKLNYGAMNMWFLLNPPGKATIHVENVDEFKWLNSSYCPVLRQLESAAMKEYYFKADHPTTLSSGSSNLKYRNPKYLSMLNHLRFYLPQVYPKLDKILFLDDDIVVQKDLTGLWSVNLHGKVNGAVETCGESFHRFDKYLNFSNPHIARNFDPNACGWAYGMNMFDLKEWKKRDITGIYHKWQNMNEDRVLWKLGTLPPGLITFYGLTHPLDKSWHVLGLGYNPSVDRSDIDNAAVVHYNGNMKPWLELAMTKYRPYWTKYIKYDHPYLRTCNLSN from the exons ATGGCATTGAAGCGAGGAGGAGCGTCCGGCGTCGGGATCGGTCGGGGCAGGAGCGGCGGATCGCGGCTGGCGCTCGTCGTGCTCGTCTTCTTCTGCGTGCTCTCGCCTCTGGTTTTCTTCTTCGGCCGAGGCCTCCACACCG GTGATGACAATGCCTCAAATGGTTCAGGCACTGAG AACATTGATTGGCGAGAGAGGATGGCATTGCAACATCTTTCGTCTCTTTTTTCTAAAGAG GTACTTGACGTCATCACGGCCAATATAGATGATTCAAATCCTTTAAGTCTTGATAGTTTCAGAAAAAGCAACATGTCTGCTTCATGGAAAATAGATGGATCAGAGGCATCATTTGAGAATAAG CCTAAAGTGTCAGCTGACAATATGAAACAACAAACACCAAAGGGCATGGTGACTGAGTCTTCAG ATGAACAAtcaaaatttgttgattcaCCTGCAAAGCTTGCTCGTAGG CAACTTAGAGAGAAAAGACGTCTAAAGCGTGCAGCTGAGTTGGTGCAACAAGATGAGGAAGTAACAGTTAAACTTGAAAATGCTGCCATTGAACGCTCCAAGTCAGTTGACTCTGCTGTTTTGGGGAAGTATAGCATTTGGAGGAAAGAAAACGAGAATGAGAACACTGATTCAACCCTACGTTTTATGCGGGACCAAATGATAATGGCAAGGGTGTATTTAACCATTGCAAAGATGAAAAACAAGCTTGACTTATACCAAGAATTGCAAACTCGGATCAAAGAAAGTCAGCGTGCTTTAG AGGCAAGTGGTGATGCTGATCTGCATCACAG TGCACCTGAGAGAATCAAGGCTATGGGCCAAGTTTTGTCTAAAGCTAGGGAGCAGTTGTATGATTGCAAATTAGTCACTGGAAAACTGAGAGCTATGCTGCAAACAGCAGATGAACAAGTTAGAAGTTTGAAAAGGCAGAGCACATTTCTGAGTCAACTGGCTGCTAAAACAATTCCAAATGCAATTCATTGTTTGTCCATGCGTTTAACCATTGAATACTATC CTTCCCCTGAGAAGAGAAAGTTCCCTCAAAGAGAAAACTTGGAAAACCGTGATCTTAACCATTATGCTCTCTTCTCTGACAATGTTTTGGCTGCATCAGTAGTTGTCAACTCAACAATTATGAATGCAAAG GATCCTTCAAAACATGTGTTTCATCTTGTTACTGATAAACTTAACTATGGGGCAATGAACATGTGGTTTCTACTAAATCCTCCTGGAAAAGCAACAATCCATGTTGAGAACGTTGATGAGTTTAAGTGGCTTAACTCATCGTATTGCCCAGTTTTGCGTCAACTGGAGTCAGCTGCAATGAAAGAGTATTATTTTAAAGCAGATCATCCGACCACACTTTCATCAGGGTCTTCCAATCTCAAGTATCGGAACCCGAAATATCTCTCAATGCTTAACCATTTACGGTTCTATCTTCCACAGGTCTACCCTAAGTTGgataaaattctttttcttgatgatgATATTGTTGTCCAGAAGGACTTGACTGGATTATGGTCAGTTAATCTGCATGGGAAAGTAAATGGTGCTGTGGAAACCTGTGGTGAGAGCTTTCATCGTTTTGACAAGTACCTGAACTTTTCGAATCCTCACATTGCAAGAAACTTTGACCCAAATGCATGTGGATGGGCATATGGCATGAACATGTTTGATCTTAAAGAGTGGAAAAAGAGGGATATCACTGGGATATATCACAAGTGGCAAAATATG AATGAAGATAGAGTTCTTTGGAAGCTTGGAACACTGCCTCCAGGGTTGATCACATTTTATGGGTTGACGCATCCTCTTGATAAGTCATGGCATGTGCTTGGTCTAGGTTACAACCCAAGTGTTGATCGTTCAGATATTGATAATGCAGCCGTTGTACATTACAATGGAAATATGAAACCATGGCTCGAGTTAGCCATGACAAAGTATCGACCGTACTGGACCAAGTATATCAAATATGATCATCCCTACCTGCGGACCTGCAACTTGAGCAACTGA
- the LOC104444299 gene encoding gibberellin 20 oxidase 1-D produces the protein MSKCCIPMLPLQPSLPTGDLMKNESEHCPVFDASILQHQANIPSQFVWPDDEKPSLTKAPELLVPLVDLGGFLSGDPTAVSEAAWRVNDACRKHGFFLVVNHGVDPRLIKKAHESVDSFFRMQLSTKQRAQRKPGEHWGYASSFTGRFSSKLPWKETLSFRYSADGQSSESIEKYFLNVMGEDFREFGETCQEYCEATSNLSLGIMELLGTSLGVGRSHFREFFEGNDSIMRLNYYPPCQKPDQTLGTGPHCDPTSLTILHQDEVSGLQVFVDGKWYSVSPNPDTFVVNIGDTFMALSNGIYKSCLHRAVVNDQAVRKSLAFFLCPRRDKVVTPPSQLVDRQDSRRIYPDFTWPTFLEFTQKHYRADTKTLDAFSDWLRERSN, from the exons ATGTCAAAGTGTTGCATCCCAATGCTTCCTCTTCAACCTTCATTACCAACGGGGGActtgatgaaaaatgaaagcGAACATTGCCCAGTTTTTGATGCTTCCATTCTTCAACACCAAGCCAACATACCCTCCCAATTCGTGTGGCCCGACGATGAAAAGCCGTCTTTGACCAAGGCGCCCGAACTCCTAGTCCCCCTGGTAGATTTAGGGGGCTTCCTCTCTGGAGACCCGACCGCCGTGTCAGAAGCGGCTTGGCGAGTAAATGATGCATGCAGGAAACATGGATTTTTCCTGGTCGTAAATCACGGGGTGGATCCAAGGCTTATAAAGAAAGCTCATGAGAGTGTGGATTCCTTCTTTAGGATGCAACTCTCAACGAAGCAAAGAGCTCAGCGGAAGCCCGGTGAGCACTGGGGCTATGCTAGTAGCTTCACTGGCAGGTTCTCCTCCAAACTTCCCTGGAAGGAAACGCTTTCGTTCCGCTATTCTGCGGATGGCCAATCATCGGAAAGCATCGAGAAGTACTTCTTGAATGTCATGGGAGAGGATTTTCGAGAGTTCGG GGAAACATGCCAGGAATATTGCGAAGCGACAAGCAACCTCTCCCTAGGAATCATGGAGCTCCTAGGAACAAGCCTAGGAGTCGGGCGGTCACACTTCAGGGAATTCTTCGAAGGGAACGACTCGATAATGAGACTAAACTACTACCCACCTTGTCAGAAGCCCGACCAAACTCTAGGAACTGGCCCCCATTGCGATCCCACCTCTCTAACCATTCTCCACCAGGACGAAGTGAGCGGCCTCCAGGTGTTTGTCGATGGGAAGTGGTACTCAGTCAGCCCAAACCCCGACACCTTTGTTGTCAACATTGGCGACACTTTCATG GCTCTATCAAATGGGATCTACAAGAGTTGCTTGCACAGGGCGGTGGTGAATGATCAAGCAGTGAGGAAGTCTCTGGCTTTCTTTCTGTGCCCAAGAAGGGACAAGGTGGTGACTCCACCGAGTCAATTGGTCGATAGACAGGACTCAAGAAGAATATACCCAGACTTTACATGGCCAACTTTCCTGGAATTCACTCAGAAGCACTACAGGGCTGACACAAAAACCCTCGATGCCTTTTCTGATTGGCTTCGAGAAAGAAGCAATTAA